A part of Miscanthus floridulus cultivar M001 chromosome 6, ASM1932011v1, whole genome shotgun sequence genomic DNA contains:
- the LOC136459100 gene encoding wax ester synthase/diacylglycerol acyltransferase 11-like isoform X1, protein MNAPRSGSLPIRALNTESSTREEEPVSPTARLLDSMYIVVTIGLGASINQPDIRAGIQAQLARHPRFCSIQVTDEFKDGNPRWVRATVNLDDHVVVPGLDPDAVAADPDQAVEDYVASLSTLPMDRSRPLWEFHFLDFPTSEAAATVAVRVHHSLADGMSLLTLLMACTRSAADPTRLPAMPPPPARSGPVFARPRPPASAGALPFALWLWSYVVLAWHTVEDVVAFVAMILFVSDPHTLFKRTGGSDLRRRKRFVHTTLSLDDVKFVKNAMKCTVNDVLVGTTSAALSQYYFRESGDTDTRKLICLRSILVVNIRPPASLHRVVEMIESGESTAVKWGNKLGHIILPFHIAMHDDPLEYVRTAKKTVDRKKSSLEALFTHVIGRVIVRFFGLKAAAAIFSRIITRASMAFTNVIGPVEQVQFCGHPIAFIAPSIYGAPEALTIHYQSYNNSIKLVLAVDEAHFACRRLLNDFTSSLRRIRDAAALQQGSGQRQS, encoded by the exons ATGAACGCTCCAAGAAGCGGATCTCTCCCGATCCGAGCTCTAAACACCGAGTCGTCCACTAGGGAGGAGGAACCGGTGAGCCCGACCGCAAGGCTCTTGGACAGTATGTACATAGTCGTCACGATCGGTCTCGGCGCGTCCATCAACCAACCGGACATCCGCGCCGGCATCCAGGCCCAGCTCGCCCGCCACCCACGCTTCTGCAGCATCCAA GTTACGGACGAGTTCAAGGACGGGAACCCGCGGTGGGTGCGGGCGACGGTGAACCTCGACGACCACGTCGTCGTTCCAGGGCTGGACCCCGACGCCGTGGCGGCCGATCCCGACCAAGCCGTGGAGGACTACGTGGCGTCGCTGTCCACGCTGCCCATGGACCGGTCCCGCCCGCTCTGGGAGTTCCACTTCCTCGACTTCCCAACCTCGGAGGCGGCCGCGACCGTGGCTGTCCGCGTGCACCATTCGCTCGCCGACGGCATGTCGCTGCTCACGCTCCTCATGGCGTGCACCCGGAGCGCCGCCGACCCGACCAGGCTGCCtgccatgccgccgccgccggctcgcTCGGGCCCTGTCTtcgcgaggccgaggccgccaGCGTCCGCGGGCGCCCTGCCGTTCGCGCTGTGGCTGTGGTCCTACGTTGTGCTCGCTTGGCATACCGTGGAGGACGTCGTGGCGTTCGTGGCCATGATCCTGTTCGTGAGTGATCCACACACGTTGTTCAAGCGCACAGGCGGAAGCGACCTCCGCCGCCGCAAACGCTTCGTGCATACGACCCTCAGCCTCGATGACGTCAAATTCGTCAAGAATGCCATGAAATGC ACCGTCAACGACGTGCTAGTTGGGACGACTTCTGCTGCTCTATCACAGTATTACTTCCGTGAATCCG GAGATACTGACACTAGGAAGCTCATTTGTTTGCGGTCAATCCTCGTCGTCAACATAAGGCCACCCGCTAGCCTACAT AGAGTTGTTGAAATGATAGAGTCTGGCGAGAGTACGGCTGTGAAATGGGGAAATAAACTTGGCCATATCATCCTCCCGTTTCATATAGCCATGCACGATGACCCGCTTGAATATGTTCGTACGGCGAAGAAGACTGTGGATAGAAAGAAGAGCTCATTAGAAGCACTCTTCACACATGTAATCGGGCGAGTGATCGTCAGATTTTTTGGCCTAAAG GCAGCAGCAGCTATCTTCAGTCGCATAATCACCCGGGCATCCATGGCATTCACCAACGTGATTGGACCAGTTGAACAGGTCCAGTTTTGTGGGCACCCCATTGCTTTCATAGCTCCTAGTATCTACGGGGCCCCAGAA GCTCTTACTATACACTATCAGAGCTACAACAACAGTATCAAGTTAGTCCTAGCGGTGGACGAGGCACACTTCGCTTGCCGTCGGCTTCTGAATGACTTCACTAGCTCCCTGAGGCGAATCAGGGATGCAGCTGCGCTTCAGCAAGGTTCAGGACAGCGTCAGTCGTGA
- the LOC136459100 gene encoding wax ester synthase/diacylglycerol acyltransferase 11-like isoform X2, producing the protein MNAPRSGSLPIRALNTESSTREEEPVSPTARLLDSMYIVVTIGLGASINQPDIRAGIQAQLARHPRFCSIQVTDEFKDGNPRWVRATVNLDDHVVVPGLDPDAVAADPDQAVEDYVASLSTLPMDRSRPLWEFHFLDFPTSEAAATVAVRVHHSLADGMSLLTLLMACTRSAADPTRLPAMPPPPARSGPVFARPRPPASAGALPFALWLWSYVVLAWHTVEDVVAFVAMILFVSDPHTLFKRTGGSDLRRRKRFVHTTLSLDDVKFVKNAMKCTVNDVLVGTTSAALSQYYFRESGDTDTRKLICLRSILVVNIRPPASLHRVVEMIESGESTAVKWGNKLGHIILPFHIAMHDDPLEYVRTAKKTVDRKKSSLEALFTHVIGRVIVRFFGLKALTIHYQSYNNSIKLVLAVDEAHFACRRLLNDFTSSLRRIRDAAALQQGSGQRQS; encoded by the exons ATGAACGCTCCAAGAAGCGGATCTCTCCCGATCCGAGCTCTAAACACCGAGTCGTCCACTAGGGAGGAGGAACCGGTGAGCCCGACCGCAAGGCTCTTGGACAGTATGTACATAGTCGTCACGATCGGTCTCGGCGCGTCCATCAACCAACCGGACATCCGCGCCGGCATCCAGGCCCAGCTCGCCCGCCACCCACGCTTCTGCAGCATCCAA GTTACGGACGAGTTCAAGGACGGGAACCCGCGGTGGGTGCGGGCGACGGTGAACCTCGACGACCACGTCGTCGTTCCAGGGCTGGACCCCGACGCCGTGGCGGCCGATCCCGACCAAGCCGTGGAGGACTACGTGGCGTCGCTGTCCACGCTGCCCATGGACCGGTCCCGCCCGCTCTGGGAGTTCCACTTCCTCGACTTCCCAACCTCGGAGGCGGCCGCGACCGTGGCTGTCCGCGTGCACCATTCGCTCGCCGACGGCATGTCGCTGCTCACGCTCCTCATGGCGTGCACCCGGAGCGCCGCCGACCCGACCAGGCTGCCtgccatgccgccgccgccggctcgcTCGGGCCCTGTCTtcgcgaggccgaggccgccaGCGTCCGCGGGCGCCCTGCCGTTCGCGCTGTGGCTGTGGTCCTACGTTGTGCTCGCTTGGCATACCGTGGAGGACGTCGTGGCGTTCGTGGCCATGATCCTGTTCGTGAGTGATCCACACACGTTGTTCAAGCGCACAGGCGGAAGCGACCTCCGCCGCCGCAAACGCTTCGTGCATACGACCCTCAGCCTCGATGACGTCAAATTCGTCAAGAATGCCATGAAATGC ACCGTCAACGACGTGCTAGTTGGGACGACTTCTGCTGCTCTATCACAGTATTACTTCCGTGAATCCG GAGATACTGACACTAGGAAGCTCATTTGTTTGCGGTCAATCCTCGTCGTCAACATAAGGCCACCCGCTAGCCTACAT AGAGTTGTTGAAATGATAGAGTCTGGCGAGAGTACGGCTGTGAAATGGGGAAATAAACTTGGCCATATCATCCTCCCGTTTCATATAGCCATGCACGATGACCCGCTTGAATATGTTCGTACGGCGAAGAAGACTGTGGATAGAAAGAAGAGCTCATTAGAAGCACTCTTCACACATGTAATCGGGCGAGTGATCGTCAGATTTTTTGGCCTAAAG GCTCTTACTATACACTATCAGAGCTACAACAACAGTATCAAGTTAGTCCTAGCGGTGGACGAGGCACACTTCGCTTGCCGTCGGCTTCTGAATGACTTCACTAGCTCCCTGAGGCGAATCAGGGATGCAGCTGCGCTTCAGCAAGGTTCAGGACAGCGTCAGTCGTGA
- the LOC136459100 gene encoding wax ester synthase/diacylglycerol acyltransferase 11-like isoform X3, with amino-acid sequence MNAPRSGSLPIRALNTESSTREEEPVSPTARLLDSMYIVVTIGLGASINQPDIRAGIQAQLARHPRFCSIQVTDEFKDGNPRWVRATVNLDDHVVVPGLDPDAVAADPDQAVEDYVASLSTLPMDRSRPLWEFHFLDFPTSEAAATVAVRVHHSLADGMSLLTLLMACTRSAADPTRLPAMPPPPARSGPVFARPRPPASAGALPFALWLWSYVVLAWHTVEDVVAFVAMILFVSDPHTLFKRTGGSDLRRRKRFVHTTLSLDDVKFVKNAMKCTVNDVLVGTTSAALSQYYFRESGDTDTRKLICLRSILVVNIRPPASLHAAAAIFSRIITRASMAFTNVIGPVEQVQFCGHPIAFIAPSIYGAPEALTIHYQSYNNSIKLVLAVDEAHFACRRLLNDFTSSLRRIRDAAALQQGSGQRQS; translated from the exons ATGAACGCTCCAAGAAGCGGATCTCTCCCGATCCGAGCTCTAAACACCGAGTCGTCCACTAGGGAGGAGGAACCGGTGAGCCCGACCGCAAGGCTCTTGGACAGTATGTACATAGTCGTCACGATCGGTCTCGGCGCGTCCATCAACCAACCGGACATCCGCGCCGGCATCCAGGCCCAGCTCGCCCGCCACCCACGCTTCTGCAGCATCCAA GTTACGGACGAGTTCAAGGACGGGAACCCGCGGTGGGTGCGGGCGACGGTGAACCTCGACGACCACGTCGTCGTTCCAGGGCTGGACCCCGACGCCGTGGCGGCCGATCCCGACCAAGCCGTGGAGGACTACGTGGCGTCGCTGTCCACGCTGCCCATGGACCGGTCCCGCCCGCTCTGGGAGTTCCACTTCCTCGACTTCCCAACCTCGGAGGCGGCCGCGACCGTGGCTGTCCGCGTGCACCATTCGCTCGCCGACGGCATGTCGCTGCTCACGCTCCTCATGGCGTGCACCCGGAGCGCCGCCGACCCGACCAGGCTGCCtgccatgccgccgccgccggctcgcTCGGGCCCTGTCTtcgcgaggccgaggccgccaGCGTCCGCGGGCGCCCTGCCGTTCGCGCTGTGGCTGTGGTCCTACGTTGTGCTCGCTTGGCATACCGTGGAGGACGTCGTGGCGTTCGTGGCCATGATCCTGTTCGTGAGTGATCCACACACGTTGTTCAAGCGCACAGGCGGAAGCGACCTCCGCCGCCGCAAACGCTTCGTGCATACGACCCTCAGCCTCGATGACGTCAAATTCGTCAAGAATGCCATGAAATGC ACCGTCAACGACGTGCTAGTTGGGACGACTTCTGCTGCTCTATCACAGTATTACTTCCGTGAATCCG GAGATACTGACACTAGGAAGCTCATTTGTTTGCGGTCAATCCTCGTCGTCAACATAAGGCCACCCGCTAGCCTACAT GCAGCAGCAGCTATCTTCAGTCGCATAATCACCCGGGCATCCATGGCATTCACCAACGTGATTGGACCAGTTGAACAGGTCCAGTTTTGTGGGCACCCCATTGCTTTCATAGCTCCTAGTATCTACGGGGCCCCAGAA GCTCTTACTATACACTATCAGAGCTACAACAACAGTATCAAGTTAGTCCTAGCGGTGGACGAGGCACACTTCGCTTGCCGTCGGCTTCTGAATGACTTCACTAGCTCCCTGAGGCGAATCAGGGATGCAGCTGCGCTTCAGCAAGGTTCAGGACAGCGTCAGTCGTGA